A single window of Selenomonas sputigena DNA harbors:
- a CDS encoding lysophospholipid acyltransferase family protein: protein MIYALLKISFAMLFSIVFRAKIEGRENMPKEGPVILAANHMSNWDPPLLATFLARPVSYMAKQELFFNFIADYILRSCHSFPVKRGAADRGAIKAALAELKKGRCLGVFPQGTRSRHGERKKAEPGVALLAAMAKAPVVPAAIIGTDHVFANGGFLPKLRVIYGKPLIFQGEKQDKQALQDFSQKIMDEIYAMIKNDSISD from the coding sequence ATGATTTACGCTTTATTGAAAATCAGTTTTGCCATGCTCTTTTCCATTGTTTTTCGTGCCAAGATTGAGGGTAGAGAAAACATGCCGAAAGAAGGGCCTGTGATCTTGGCGGCGAATCACATGAGCAACTGGGATCCGCCGCTCTTGGCGACGTTTCTTGCGCGCCCCGTCAGCTACATGGCGAAGCAGGAACTTTTCTTCAATTTCATCGCGGATTATATCTTAAGGAGCTGTCATTCGTTTCCCGTAAAGCGCGGTGCAGCAGACCGGGGCGCGATCAAGGCGGCTCTCGCCGAACTCAAGAAAGGACGCTGCCTCGGTGTTTTCCCGCAGGGAACGCGCAGCCGCCATGGGGAGAGGAAGAAGGCGGAGCCGGGCGTCGCGCTGCTCGCGGCCATGGCAAAAGCTCCCGTCGTGCCGGCCGCTATCATCGGCACCGATCATGTTTTTGCCAATGGCGGCTTCCTGCCGAAGCTTCGCGTCATTTATGGAAAACCCTTGATTTTTCAAGGAGAAAAGCAGGATAAGCAGGCGCTGCAGGATTTTTCGCAAAAAATAATGGATGAAATTTACGCAATGATAAAAAATGATAGCATAAGCGATTGA
- the cmk gene encoding (d)CMP kinase, with translation MMAKKLVVAIDGPAGAGKSTVAQLAAKELGYTYIDTGAMYRAVAWKALKAGEPLTDEKILTAVADIVVSLRYDGKRTQVFVDGEEVTSEIRTPAVSAVVSQVARLGPVREKMVDQQRRMADAGGVLMDGRDIATHVLPNADVKIFLTASLAERAKRRWKEMKEKGYDMTLAELEGDIARRDKTDSEREISPLVQAPDAELLDTTGMDIAAVVRAIVERCGK, from the coding sequence ATGATGGCAAAGAAACTCGTGGTGGCGATCGACGGGCCGGCGGGTGCGGGCAAGAGCACGGTAGCTCAGCTCGCGGCGAAGGAACTGGGCTACACTTACATCGACACGGGCGCGATGTACCGTGCCGTTGCGTGGAAGGCACTCAAGGCCGGAGAGCCTCTGACGGATGAGAAGATTCTCACAGCTGTCGCCGACATCGTGGTCAGTCTGCGCTATGATGGGAAGCGGACGCAGGTTTTCGTCGACGGTGAAGAGGTTACGAGCGAAATCCGCACGCCTGCGGTCAGCGCCGTCGTATCGCAAGTGGCGCGCTTGGGTCCCGTGCGCGAGAAGATGGTCGATCAGCAAAGGCGCATGGCAGACGCGGGCGGCGTGCTCATGGACGGCAGGGACATCGCCACGCACGTTCTGCCGAATGCTGACGTGAAGATTTTCCTCACGGCCTCCTTGGCAGAGCGTGCGAAACGTCGCTGGAAGGAGATGAAGGAAAAGGGCTACGACATGACGCTCGCAGAGCTTGAAGGGGACATCGCACGGCGTGACAAGACGGACAGCGAGCGTGAGATCTCGCCGCTTGTGCAGGCGCCGGATGCAGAGCTGCTCGATACGACGGGCATGGATATCGCCGCCGTTGTGCGTGCTATCGTAGAAAGGTGCGGCAAATGA